The following coding sequences lie in one Zingiber officinale cultivar Zhangliang chromosome 2B, Zo_v1.1, whole genome shotgun sequence genomic window:
- the LOC122048483 gene encoding DEAD-box ATP-dependent RNA helicase 27-like produces MEQIFKRLPKTRQTALFTATQTKQVEDFANLSFKEKPVYVGVDDGRSKVTVEGLQQGYCVVPSNKRFLVLYAFLKRNLSKKIMVFFSSCNSVKYHSELLRYIHADCLDIHGKQLFRNGNKMRLKVAEKGPSRGLNPKAAC; encoded by the exons ATGGAGCAAATATTTAAGCGGCTGCCAAAG ACAAGGCAAACTGCTCTATTTACAGCTACCCAAACTAAGCAG gTTGAGGATTTTGCGAACTTGTCATTTAAGGAAAAGCCTGTATATGTAGGTGTTGATGATGGAAGGTCGAAG GTGACCGTCGAAGGGTTGCAGCAGGGCTATTGTGTCGTGCCTAGCAATAAAAGGTTTCTGGTCTTGTATGCTTTTCTTAAGAGGAACCTTTCGAAGAAGATAATGGTCTTCTTCTCCTCATGCAATTCGGTCAAGTACCATTCTGAGCTTCTCAGATACATTCATGCTGATTGTCTCGATATCCATGGAAagcagt TATTTAGAAACGGAAATAAAATGAGATTAAAGGTTGCAGAAAAAGGGCCAAGCAGAGGTTTGAACCCAAAAGCTGCGTGTTAA